From a region of the Poecile atricapillus isolate bPoeAtr1 chromosome 4, bPoeAtr1.hap1, whole genome shotgun sequence genome:
- the FGA gene encoding fibrinogen alpha chain has translation MIPLRILCVFLCLSIAWAQDGGSTFEQVGAGVRGPRIVEHKSPSSCQSEKSWPFCADDDWGTKCPSGCRMQGLIDEKDQEHSQRIDRIKKLLSDNQNNYKKSNQIIVETVKSLKPNLDSAQELDETYDRLSGELRRRIVTLKQRVVTQVNRIKALQSSIQEQVVEMKRLEVDIDIKIRACKGTCARSFDYKVDKESYDNIQKQLAQANSINLNPELQTIPLSTLKMRPLKDSSVPDHFKHKPLPEMQALNIINDIKQMEMVLERPETEAKLSRGDSSYHTAESRADEPSYTSKLANPAHRRETSSLGDKTSSVRRCTKTTTKKIVAGPDGPREEVVEKTVSSDGSDCSYLHGNVGREGSTYHFSGADALHKLETVFPELESFFTPDSPSTATKHASGSSSFTTSRHTTGTGSSHTGTGVSSHSGTHGGKDKFGDLGEEEEDDFGRLQPSGFPSGSASHSKTVATSSSSFKNKGGSTFETKSVKIREINERLGGLEHDQSAEDTPDFQARSFRPSGGRRRTPSTGKDCDDIRQKHTSGAKSGIFKIKPAGSNKVLSVYCDQETTLGGWLLIQQRMDGSVNFNRTWQDYKKGFGSVDGRGQGEFWLGNENLHLLTQNDTLLRVELEDWEGNAVFAEYLVQVGSEAEGYTLTVSSYEGTAGDALITGWLEEGTEYTSHAQMKFSTFDQDQDHWEENCAEMYGGGWWYNSCQAANLNGIYYLGGHYDPRYNVPYEIENGVVWLPFKASDYSLKTVRMKIRPIETL, from the exons ATGATACCTCTGAGGATCCTCTGTgtgttcctgtgcctcagcaTAGCCTGG GCACAGGATGGAGGGAGTACCTTTGAACAGGTGGGTGCAGGAGTGCGTGGTCCCAGGATCGTGGAGCACAAGTCCCCGTCCAGCTGCCAGTCTGAGAAGAGCTGGCCCTTCTGTGCAGATGACGACTGG GGTACCAAATGTCCATCAGGATGCAGAATGCAAGGACTAATTGATGAAAAGGATCAGGAGCATAGTCAAAGAATAGACAGAATCAAGAAGCTGCTCTCAGATAATCAAAACAACTATAAGAAGTCCAATCAGATAATTGTGGAAACTGTAAAATCACTAAAACCAAACCTGGACAGTGCTCAGG AGCTTGATGAGACTTATGATCGCCTGTCAGGAGAACTCAGACGGAGAATTGTGACATTAAAGCAGAGAGTTGTCACTCAAGTGAACAGAATtaaagctctgcagagcagcatccAGGAACAAGTGGTGGAGATGAAGCGCTTAGAG GTGGACATTGATATTAAGATACGAGCTTGCAAAGGAACCTGTGCTAGAAGTTTTGATTACAAGGTGGACAAAGAAAGCTATGACAACATCCAGAAGCAGCTTGCCCAAGCCAACTCCATCAACTTGAACCCAGAGCTTCAAACAATCCCCTTGAGCACACTGAAAATGAGACCACTTAAGGACTCTAGTGTTCCTGATCATTTTAAGCATAAGCCTCTGCCAGAAATGCAAGCTCTGAACATAATTAATGACATCAAGCAGATGGAAATGGTGTTAGAAAGACCAGAAACAGAGGCGAAACTCTCTCGAGGCGACAGCTCATATCACACAGCAGAATCAAGGGCAGATGAGCCTTCATACACCAGCAAATTAGCTAATCCTGCTCATAGGAGAGAAACCTCTAGTCTGGGAGACAAAACCTCCAGTGTTCGTAGATGCACCAAAACTACCACCAAAAAAATTGTTGCTGGGCCTGATGGCCCTAGAGAAGAAGTAGTTGAGAAAACAGTTTCTTCTGATGGCTCAGACTGCTCCTATTTACATGGAAATGTTGGAAGGGAAGGGAGCACCTATCATTTTAGTGGTGCAGATGCCTTGCACAAGCTAGAGACTGTATTCCCTGAGTTAGAGTCATTTTTTACCCCTGACTCTCCATCCACTGCTACTAAGCACGCTAGTGGATCTAGCAGCTTCACAACCAGCAGACACACTACTGGCACAGGCAGTAGCCACACAGGTACAGGAGTATCCAGTCATTCAGGGACTCATGGGGGAAAAGACAAATTTGGAGACttaggagaggaggaggaagatgactTTGGAAGACTTCAGCCATCTGGATTCCCATCTGGCAGTGCAAGTCACTCCAAGACCGTAGCAACCAGCTCTTCTAGTTTCAAGAACAAGGGAGGCTCTACTTTTGAAACCAAATCAGTAAAGATCCGTGAAATAAATGAGCGGCTAGGTGGGTTGGAACATGATCAGAGTGCAGAGGATACCCCAGACTTTCAGGCACGCAGCTTCAGACCATCAGGAGGGAGGCGAAggacacccagcactgggaaag actgtGATGATATCCGCCAGAAACACACTTCTGGTGCCAAAAGTGGCATTTTCAAAATCAAGCCAGCGGGATCCAATAAGGTTTTGTCAGTTTATTGCGACCAAGAGACCACTTTGGGAGGATGGCTATTGATCCAACAGAGAATGGATGGATCAGTGAATTTTAACCGGACCTGGCAAGACTACAAGAAAGGTTTCGGCAGTGTGGATGGCAGGGGGCAAGGAGAGTTTTGGCTGGGCAATGAAAACCTACATTTGCTGACACAGAATGATACTCTCCTTCGGGTAGAGTTAGAGGACTGGGAAGGAAATGCTGTGTTTGCAGAGTATCTCGTACAGGTAGGGTCTGAAGCTGAAGGGTACACCCTCACCGTGTCTTCCTACGAGGGCACTGCTGGGGATGCCCTGATCACAGGCTGGCTGGAAGAGGGCACCGAGTACACATCCCATGCCCAGATGAAGTTCAGCACCTTTGACCAGGACCAGGACCATTGGGAGGAGAACTGTGCTGAGATGTATGGGGGGGGATGGTGGTACAACAGCTGCCAGGCTGCCAACCTCAATGGCATTTACTACCTGGGGGGCCATTACGACCCCAGGTACAATGTCCCCTATGAGATCGAAAATGGCGTAGTCTGGCTGCCATTTAAAGCCTCTGACTATTCCCTAAAAACTGTTAGAATGAAAATCAGGCCCATAGAAACCCTGTAG